Genomic segment of Peribacillus frigoritolerans:
GTAAAAAACCCTATCTTTTAGATAGCGTCATTATCTTTCATTCGATGATGACCCACATGAGCCATTTTAGTTACCGTGCTAATCCCGCTGGTATACCGGACATACAAATTATCCGCTATTGCATGAACCGTATTGTCCATTTAGTCAATGAAGTGGCTGAAAGCGGCGAACAGATCATTGATCCGGAATTAATGGATACGTGGTTTCCAAAATTCACAAACCAGCTTGATGCTTGCCATAATGATTTGCTTCATTCCACCACGGAATTGAAAAAAGCGATAAACAAAGCTATTCCTTGCGATGAAGATCGAAGAAGAGCCATTGAATTGGTCGATTTCATCCAAGATGAGCTGATGCAGTCAGACAAACCGCGAGAATTCTTGATAGAAAGTCTACTGGCCACTTTGAAAACTGGATATGCTTCACAGATCCAAGCATACATGGAGTCTTTTGAAGAAAGCATCACCTCTTGTTTGAGCCGATGAAGATGGAGACACACGCACCTACCGAAAATGGCAGGTGTTTTTTTTATGGCTTCTTGAATTGCCCCTGATTTTATAAAAGAGTTGGTTTTATAAATGGGACCTAAGGAAACACTATC
This window contains:
- a CDS encoding TetR/AcrR family transcriptional regulator, whose amino-acid sequence is MMNNRRQNVIDTAHKLFIDKGYQATSIQDILDGSGISKGTFYNYFPSKGELFIAIFRSVYTKIRHEREKLLIGQDSADIEIFIRQLELQLMVNKQSKLLILIEEVRVSNDEELKQFINKTLLLSLRWMFNRFIDIFGESKKPYLLDSVIIFHSMMTHMSHFSYRANPAGIPDIQIIRYCMNRIVHLVNEVAESGEQIIDPELMDTWFPKFTNQLDACHNDLLHSTTELKKAINKAIPCDEDRRRAIELVDFIQDELMQSDKPREFLIESLLATLKTGYASQIQAYMESFEESITSCLSR